From a region of the Dehalococcoidia bacterium genome:
- a CDS encoding SRPBCC family protein: MVHQSTNRLVITTPSDLEIVARRVFDAPRELVFDAWTKPEHLRRWFGREGDELIICEVDLRPGGRYRFVWRLREGGQMGLGGEYREVVRPERFVATEVFEGDEMEVMGGGTLNTTTFEERDGKTLMTITSLYRSREARDSAIATGMESGMVETTDRLEKLLAALP, encoded by the coding sequence ATGGTCCACCAGAGCACGAACCGCCTCGTCATAACAACGCCGTCGGACCTCGAGATCGTGGCGCGCCGCGTCTTCGATGCCCCGCGCGAGCTCGTATTCGACGCCTGGACGAAGCCGGAGCACTTGCGGCGCTGGTTTGGCCGGGAGGGGGACGAGCTGATCATCTGTGAGGTCGACCTCCGGCCAGGAGGACGTTACCGCTTCGTGTGGAGGCTGCGGGAGGGGGGCCAGATGGGGCTGGGCGGCGAGTATCGGGAAGTCGTCCGCCCGGAGCGCTTCGTGGCCACGGAGGTCTTCGAAGGGGACGAGATGGAGGTCATGGGCGGTGGCACCCTGAACACGACCACCTTCGAGGAGCGCGACGGCAAGACCCTCATGACCATCACGAGCCTTTACAGGTCGCGTGAAGCGAGAGACTCCGCGATCGCGACGGGCATGGAGAGCGGGATGGTGGAGACCACGGACCGCCTCGAGAAGCTGTTGGCAGCGCTGCCGTAG